Proteins co-encoded in one Deltaproteobacteria bacterium genomic window:
- a CDS encoding acetylornithine transaminase: MKAGEAIALTERYQMRNYSRFPVTFVRGEGSWLFDDAGKRYLDFLGGIAVALLGHAHPAVTRAIAEQAGMLVHVSNLFHVPSQALLGERLSAATTGGKVFFCNSGTEANEAAMKLARKWSRERYGEGRHEIVVLEGSFHGRTYGGLSATAQPKFHVGFEPMLPGFATVPFGDVEALRAALTDRVCALLIEPIQGENGVRMLPPGYLGEAARLCSDRGILFVADEIQTGMGRTGSFLACSRSGVVPDVATLAKGLANGLPLGAVVARDEVAAAFGPGSHGSTFGGNPVCCAASLAVMEILSSPGFLDSVARKGEKLVAGLADIAAGRTDVREVRGAGLMVGMEMEAETKPIAAACLDAGLVVNAAAGNVLRFLPPLTVAEEEIDRALSILASVLPAGGRKG, translated from the coding sequence ATGAAGGCGGGCGAGGCCATCGCGTTGACGGAGAGGTACCAGATGCGGAACTACTCGCGGTTCCCGGTGACGTTCGTCCGCGGGGAGGGGAGCTGGCTGTTCGACGACGCGGGGAAACGGTACCTCGATTTTCTCGGCGGGATCGCGGTCGCTCTCCTCGGGCACGCGCACCCGGCCGTGACGCGCGCCATCGCCGAACAGGCGGGGATGCTCGTCCACGTCTCCAACCTGTTCCACGTGCCGTCCCAGGCGCTTCTCGGGGAGAGGCTGTCGGCGGCGACGACCGGGGGGAAGGTCTTCTTCTGCAACAGCGGGACCGAGGCGAACGAGGCGGCGATGAAGCTGGCCCGGAAGTGGTCGCGCGAGCGGTACGGGGAGGGCCGCCACGAAATCGTCGTGCTCGAGGGGTCGTTCCACGGGAGGACGTACGGCGGGCTGTCGGCCACCGCCCAGCCGAAGTTCCACGTCGGATTCGAGCCGATGCTCCCGGGGTTCGCCACGGTCCCGTTCGGCGACGTCGAGGCGCTTCGGGCCGCGCTGACCGACCGCGTCTGCGCCCTCCTGATCGAGCCGATCCAGGGGGAGAACGGCGTGCGGATGCTCCCCCCGGGGTACCTCGGGGAAGCCGCGCGCCTCTGCTCCGACCGGGGGATCCTGTTCGTCGCCGACGAGATCCAGACCGGCATGGGGAGGACCGGCTCGTTCCTCGCGTGCTCCCGGTCCGGCGTCGTCCCGGACGTCGCGACCCTCGCGAAGGGGCTGGCGAACGGCCTGCCGCTGGGGGCGGTCGTCGCGCGGGACGAGGTCGCCGCGGCGTTCGGACCGGGGAGCCACGGGAGCACCTTCGGCGGGAACCCGGTCTGCTGCGCCGCCTCCCTCGCGGTGATGGAGATCCTGTCCTCGCCCGGGTTCCTCGACTCCGTCGCCCGGAAGGGGGAGAAGCTCGTCGCGGGCCTTGCGGATATCGCCGCCGGCCGCACCGACGTCCGGGAGGTTCGCGGGGCGGGGCTGATGGTCGGAATGGAGATGGAGGCCGAGACGAAGCCGATCGCGGCCGCCTGCCTCGACGCCGGGCTCGTCGTCAACGCCGCGGCGGGGAACGTTCTCCGGTTCCTGCCGCCGCTCACGGTCGCGGAGGAGGAGATCGACCGGGCCCTGTCCATCCTGGCCTCCGTGCTCCCGGCCGGGGGGAGGAAGGGGTGA
- the argB gene encoding acetylglutamate kinase produces MKGYIQKAETLIEALPYIREFTGKTVVVKYGGAAMKDEARMASFAEDIVLLQYVGIRPVVVHGGGPQIDRMLELLGIPTERKEGLRVTSAEAMEVVEMVLGGTVNQQIVALVNKFGGKAVGLCGKDGGLIRARKISAKSRATGEPIDLGQVGEVEAVRPGILKVLEADGFVPVIAPIGVGEGGEGYNINGDTAAAEVAAAVAAEKFILLTDVAGVLDAKGERISTMTEKEAVAAIRSGEITGGMIPKVECGLTALRKGVRKVHVIDGRVPHSVLLEIFTDAGVGTEIVRSASGAARK; encoded by the coding sequence ATGAAGGGGTACATCCAGAAGGCGGAGACGCTGATCGAGGCCCTTCCGTACATCCGCGAGTTCACCGGGAAGACGGTCGTGGTGAAGTACGGCGGAGCGGCGATGAAGGACGAGGCGCGGATGGCGTCCTTCGCGGAGGACATCGTCCTCCTGCAGTACGTGGGCATCCGGCCCGTCGTCGTGCATGGCGGCGGCCCGCAGATCGACCGGATGCTCGAGCTTCTCGGGATCCCGACCGAGCGGAAGGAGGGGCTCCGGGTGACCTCCGCCGAGGCCATGGAAGTGGTGGAGATGGTCCTGGGCGGCACGGTGAACCAGCAGATCGTGGCCCTGGTCAACAAGTTCGGCGGCAAGGCGGTCGGCCTGTGCGGGAAGGACGGCGGACTGATCCGGGCGCGGAAGATCTCCGCGAAGAGCCGGGCGACGGGCGAGCCGATCGACCTCGGGCAGGTGGGAGAGGTGGAAGCGGTCCGTCCCGGCATCCTCAAGGTCCTCGAGGCCGACGGATTCGTGCCGGTCATCGCCCCGATCGGGGTCGGAGAGGGGGGCGAGGGGTACAACATCAACGGCGACACGGCGGCCGCGGAGGTCGCCGCGGCCGTCGCGGCTGAAAAGTTCATCCTCCTCACCGACGTGGCGGGCGTGCTCGACGCGAAGGGGGAGAGGATCTCCACGATGACCGAGAAGGAGGCGGTCGCCGCCATCCGGTCCGGGGAGATCACCGGCGGGATGATCCCGAAGGTCGAATGCGGCCTGACCGCCCTGCGGAAGGGGGTCCGGAAGGTCCACGTGATCGACGGGAGGGTCCCGCACAGCGTGCTGCTCGAGATCTTCACCGACGCGGGAGTCGGCACGGAGATCGTCCGCTCCGCATCGGGGGCGGCCCGGAAATGA
- the hslU gene encoding ATP-dependent protease ATPase subunit HslU yields MIPREIVSELDRHIVGQGAAKRAVAIALRNRWRRQQVAPELRDEIAPKNIIMVGPTGVGKTEIARRLAKLAQAPFLKVEASKFTEVGYVGRDVESIVRDLAEIAVRMVRAEEMEKVADRARADAEERLLDLLLPRVPARPADPVSPSAADGSAETREKFRSMLRQGKLADRTVEVEVREASLPVIELGGVAGGAPDGMEGNLQEMLSNLFPKRTRRKRLKVPEAIRFLEQEEAAKRVDMDRVKLLAVERAEQSGIVFLDEIDKIAGRESHGGPDVSRQGVQRDLLPIVEGSSVNTKYGVVRTDHILFIAAGAFHVNKPSDLIPELQGRFPIRVELSSLTKEDFVRILTEPHGALLRQYEALLATEGVRLSFEPGAVDRIAEMGCEVNDRTENIGARRLHTMMERLLDELLFSAPEASGSEVVVTRRYVDDRLAGIVKDADLSRYIL; encoded by the coding sequence CTGATTCCCCGGGAGATCGTCTCGGAACTCGACCGTCACATCGTCGGCCAGGGGGCCGCCAAGCGCGCGGTCGCCATCGCTCTCCGCAACCGGTGGCGGCGGCAGCAGGTGGCTCCCGAGCTGCGGGACGAGATCGCGCCGAAGAACATCATCATGGTCGGCCCGACGGGGGTCGGGAAGACCGAGATCGCCCGGCGGCTGGCGAAGCTGGCCCAGGCCCCGTTCCTCAAGGTGGAGGCGTCCAAGTTCACCGAGGTGGGGTACGTGGGGCGCGACGTCGAGTCGATCGTCCGCGACCTCGCGGAGATCGCCGTCCGGATGGTGCGGGCGGAGGAGATGGAGAAGGTCGCCGACCGGGCGAGGGCCGACGCCGAGGAGCGGCTCCTGGACCTCCTTCTCCCGCGCGTGCCCGCCCGCCCGGCCGATCCCGTTTCGCCGTCGGCGGCGGACGGGTCGGCGGAGACCCGGGAGAAGTTCCGTTCGATGCTTCGCCAGGGGAAGCTCGCGGACCGGACGGTGGAGGTGGAGGTCCGGGAGGCGTCTCTCCCCGTGATCGAACTCGGGGGCGTCGCGGGGGGCGCCCCGGACGGGATGGAGGGGAACCTCCAGGAGATGCTGTCCAACCTGTTTCCGAAACGGACCCGGAGGAAGCGGCTGAAGGTCCCGGAGGCCATCCGCTTCCTGGAACAGGAGGAGGCGGCGAAGCGGGTCGACATGGACCGGGTGAAGCTGCTGGCGGTGGAGCGGGCCGAACAGTCCGGCATCGTGTTCCTCGACGAGATCGACAAGATCGCCGGAAGGGAGTCCCACGGGGGGCCGGACGTCTCCCGGCAGGGGGTGCAGCGGGACCTGCTGCCGATCGTCGAGGGGTCCAGCGTGAACACGAAGTACGGCGTCGTCCGGACCGACCACATCCTGTTCATCGCCGCCGGGGCGTTTCACGTGAACAAGCCGTCCGACCTGATCCCGGAGCTCCAGGGGCGGTTCCCCATCCGGGTGGAGCTTTCCTCCTTGACGAAGGAGGATTTCGTGAGGATCTTGACGGAACCGCACGGAGCGCTCCTCCGGCAGTACGAGGCTTTGCTTGCGACCGAGGGGGTCCGGCTCTCGTTCGAACCGGGCGCGGTCGACCGGATCGCGGAGATGGGGTGCGAAGTGAACGACCGCACCGAGAACATCGGGGCGAGACGCCTCCACACCATGATGGAGCGCCTTCTCGACGAACTGCTGTTCTCGGCGCCGGAGGCATCCGGCAGCGAGGTCGTGGTGACGCGCCGATACGTGGACGACCGGCTCGCGGGGATCGTGAAGGACGCCGACCTGAGCCGCTACATCCTGTGA
- the hslV gene encoding ATP-dependent protease subunit HslV gives MIPFQGTTIVAVSRGGKVALAGDGQVTMGNAVLKQTARKIRRLHDGAVVAGFAGGTADAFTLFERFEAKLSEFRGNLRRAAVELAKEWRTDRVLRRLEALMVVTDGKELMLLSGNGDVVEPDDGVIGIGSGGSFALAAARALLLHTTLSAGEIAREAVRVASEICVFTNANIVAEEIDAP, from the coding sequence ATGATCCCGTTCCAGGGAACCACCATCGTCGCCGTTTCGCGCGGCGGGAAAGTCGCCCTGGCCGGGGACGGGCAGGTGACGATGGGGAACGCGGTTCTGAAGCAGACGGCCCGGAAGATCCGCCGGCTCCATGACGGTGCGGTGGTCGCCGGCTTCGCCGGCGGCACGGCGGACGCTTTCACCCTCTTCGAGCGGTTCGAGGCGAAGCTCTCGGAGTTCCGCGGAAACCTGCGGCGGGCCGCGGTCGAACTGGCGAAGGAGTGGCGGACGGACCGCGTCCTTCGGCGGCTGGAGGCCCTGATGGTGGTCACCGACGGGAAGGAGCTGATGCTCCTGTCCGGGAACGGGGACGTGGTCGAGCCCGACGACGGGGTGATCGGCATCGGCTCCGGCGGATCGTTCGCGCTCGCGGCGGCGCGCGCCCTCCTGCTCCACACGACGCTTTCGGCCGGCGAAATCGCCCGGGAGGCGGTCCGGGTCGCCTCGGAGATCTGCGTCTTCACGAACGCGAACATCGTCGCCGAGGAGATCGACGCGCCGTGA